Genomic window (Pseudomonas sp. MM211):
CGATGGCGGCATTGTTCAGGTAGCAGTAGCCGCCCATCAGGTCGGCCGCGGCGTGGTGGCCGGGCGGGCGGCATAAGGCGAAGGCGCTGTTGGCGCCATCGCTGATCAGCTTTTGCCCGGTAAGGGCGACTTGGGCGGCACTCCAGGCGGCCTGCCAGGTGCCGGCGGTGATCGGTGCGCCGCCGTCGAAACTGTAATAACCGAGCTGACCATGCAGGTTGTCCGGCACCACGCTGCGCAGGGTGCGGGCGGGCCAGGTGAAGGGCATCAGGTCGCCGTCACGGCCCATGGCCGCCCAGCGTGCCCAGGCGCCTTCGAAAAAGCTCAGGTAGTCGCGGTGATGAATACGTTCGATCGGCGCTCGGCCGAAGTCGCTGGGAGCGATGACCTCGCCCAGTTGCTGTTGGCGTACACGGGCGAGCACATGGTCGGCCCGCGACGGCATTTCGAAACAGGGCTTGAGCTCCCCGTCGATGATTTCGCAGCGACCATGATGCAGGTGATGGTCATCGCTGTAGATCGTACGCATGGCTGAGCCTCCGACTTGGACACCTGCATTCTTGGCCCGAGTCTGGCTCTGGCGAAATGAGCGTAATGGCCAAAAGGGGATAGATATGGCCACGAAATGGCGCAGCAGCGATCCGTATCGGTGCAGGTTCTATGCGCTGAGCGGGCGCCGATAGCGGCTCGGTGACACACCGCTCCAGCGCTGGAAGGCGTGGCGGAAACTGGCGGTTTCGCTGTAGCCGA
Coding sequences:
- a CDS encoding histone deacetylase family protein, giving the protein MRTIYSDDHHLHHGRCEIIDGELKPCFEMPSRADHVLARVRQQQLGEVIAPSDFGRAPIERIHHRDYLSFFEGAWARWAAMGRDGDLMPFTWPARTLRSVVPDNLHGQLGYYSFDGGAPITAGTWQAAWSAAQVALTGQKLISDGANSAFALCRPPGHHAAADLMGGYCYLNNAAIAAQAFLDQGCKRVAILDVDYHHGNGTQSIFYDRSDVLFVSIHGHPAFEFPFFLGYADEPGEGAGEGFNLNLPLAAGSGWEQWSAALESACARIDDYAADVIVVSLGVDTFKEDPISQFKLDSPDYLRMGERIARLGKPTLFVMEGGYAVEEIGVNAVNVLEGFEGA